Proteins encoded within one genomic window of uncultured Fusobacterium sp.:
- a CDS encoding SprT family zinc-dependent metalloprotease → MNIKITRKRIKNIILKVNDEGEVLISAPLKVPKEYIEKLIKEKEEWIREKLSLVQKRKQNSLTYNEGEKFIYLGKEYSIEIKNSQKEICQLSQDKFIIYIQKNTLENRKKLVDRWIYENFYPYIIDLTMNTGEKIGYLPSVIKFRNMKTRWGSCNTIKKSITFNHQLYRKSIVVVEYVVLHELAHIPFPHHQKSFWSFVEKYMPDWKERRKLLKE, encoded by the coding sequence ATGAATATTAAAATTACAAGAAAAAGAATAAAAAATATAATTTTAAAGGTAAATGATGAGGGGGAGGTTTTAATTTCTGCCCCTCTCAAAGTTCCAAAAGAGTATATAGAAAAATTAATTAAAGAAAAAGAGGAGTGGATTAGAGAAAAATTATCTTTAGTTCAAAAAAGAAAGCAAAATTCTTTAACTTATAATGAGGGAGAAAAATTTATATACTTAGGTAAAGAGTATTCAATTGAAATAAAAAACTCACAAAAAGAGATTTGTCAATTATCTCAAGATAAGTTTATTATATATATTCAGAAAAATACTTTAGAAAATAGAAAAAAACTAGTAGATAGATGGATATATGAAAATTTTTATCCTTATATTATAGATTTAACAATGAATACAGGAGAAAAAATAGGCTATTTACCAAGTGTGATAAAATTTCGTAATATGAAAACTAGATGGGGGTCATGTAATACTATTAAAAAAAGTATTACTTTTAATCATCAACTATATAGAAAATCCATAGTGGTAGTTGAATATGTGGTTTTACATGAGTTAGCACACATACCTTTTCCTCATCATCAAAAAAGTTTTTGGAGTTTTGTAGAAAAATATATGCCTGACTGGAAAGAGAGAAGAAAATTATTAAAGGAGTAA
- a CDS encoding choloylglycine hydrolase family protein, translating to MKKVFKLTISLFLIFSSIILACTGITIKTEDNKIIQGRTIEYGENNLNSKLVISPRGKEYQSLTPDGKFEGHKWKAKYGYVGAALINELFIGEGINEAGLNAGLFYFPHYGSLTKYEKKISKKSIVDMQFVSWLLSNFSTVEEVKEGLKNIKVVNIGYDEKGNPLPTAHWRVGDAKGGNIVIEIVNNGEVKIYENKVGVVTNSPDYEWHVKNLNNYVNVYAGNAKDFDINGQKIFSFGAGTGAMGLPGDITPPSRFVRAFYYLSTIRPIKNSKEGINEAFHILNNFDLPIGVEYPAEHREYIPKDLSSATQWTAISSLNDREFYYKTMYNSQIRKVDLKKIDFTKVDYQAIPLDEKPEENIQELTF from the coding sequence ATGAAAAAAGTTTTTAAATTAACAATTAGCTTATTTCTAATTTTTTCTAGTATTATACTTGCCTGTACAGGTATTACTATAAAAACAGAGGATAATAAAATAATTCAAGGAAGAACAATTGAATATGGAGAAAATAACTTAAATAGTAAATTAGTAATTTCTCCAAGAGGAAAAGAGTATCAATCTCTTACTCCAGATGGAAAATTTGAAGGACATAAATGGAAAGCTAAATATGGATATGTGGGAGCTGCCCTTATAAATGAACTTTTTATAGGAGAAGGAATAAACGAAGCTGGATTAAATGCTGGATTATTTTATTTTCCACACTATGGAAGTCTTACAAAATATGAGAAAAAAATATCTAAAAAATCAATAGTTGATATGCAATTTGTAAGTTGGTTACTTTCTAATTTCTCTACTGTAGAAGAGGTAAAAGAGGGATTAAAAAATATAAAAGTAGTAAATATAGGTTATGATGAAAAGGGAAATCCTCTACCTACTGCCCATTGGAGAGTTGGAGATGCAAAGGGAGGAAACATAGTTATAGAGATAGTTAATAATGGAGAGGTAAAGATTTATGAAAATAAAGTTGGTGTTGTAACAAATTCTCCTGACTATGAATGGCATGTAAAAAATTTAAATAATTATGTTAATGTGTATGCTGGAAATGCTAAAGATTTTGATATAAATGGACAAAAAATATTTTCTTTTGGAGCTGGAACAGGGGCTATGGGATTACCTGGAGATATAACTCCTCCTTCAAGATTTGTAAGAGCTTTTTATTATCTTTCTACTATTAGACCAATAAAAAATAGTAAGGAAGGAATAAATGAAGCTTTTCATATTTTAAATAATTTTGATTTACCAATAGGAGTAGAATATCCAGCTGAACATAGGGAATATATCCCAAAAGATTTATCAAGTGCTACTCAATGGACAGCAATTAGTAGTTTAAATGATAGGGAATTTTATTATAAAACTATGTATAATAGCCAAATTAGAAAAGTTGATTTGAAAAAAATAGATTTTACAAAAGTAGATTATCAAGCTATTCCATTAGATGAAAAACCTGAAGAAAATATTCAAGAACTTACATTTTAA
- a CDS encoding YbaB/EbfC family nucleoid-associated protein yields MVRKLKGGKTQGAGSQMNILKQAQAMQQQMLLVQEGLKEKELTSSVGGGAVTVKVNGQKELLEVKLTDDIVKEAAEDKEMLEDLILSAVREAMRQADELAEAEMGKVTGGINIPGLF; encoded by the coding sequence ATGGTAAGAAAATTAAAAGGTGGAAAAACACAAGGTGCAGGAAGCCAAATGAATATATTAAAACAAGCTCAAGCTATGCAACAACAAATGCTTTTAGTACAAGAAGGGCTTAAGGAAAAAGAGTTAACTTCATCAGTAGGTGGAGGAGCAGTAACTGTAAAAGTTAACGGACAAAAAGAATTATTAGAAGTTAAATTAACTGATGATATAGTTAAAGAAGCAGCTGAAGATAAAGAGATGTTAGAGGATTTAATCCTTTCTGCAGTAAGAGAAGCTATGAGACAAGCTGATGAATTAGCTGAAGCTGAAATGGGAAAAGTAACTGGAGGAATTAATATTCCTGGACTTTTCTAA
- the sppA gene encoding signal peptide peptidase SppA, producing MKLLKLLKKIIVGTVLFIIKEFFSFIIKLSLLLIIIGVIVGGIVKYSMKEEKSSIKSGSYVEIDLGKEYLEKIEGLPKFLLDGDMNFYSLLKRLDGVAKDARIEGVLLKIDNCTLDRAQIEELGEKIDSLKVNGKKVIAYGMDINNKNYSLALHAEQIFMPATMSANVNIIGYYNELAYYKGLADKLGIKFNVIHVGDYKSYGENFVKKEMSKEYKENIIRLQDKIYNNFLENVASRRKIDKKLINERILAGDFVFSEPYQMEKYNLIDGLKYEEDLKEMIGRDKIIPISNYQEIQKISKNKIAVIYAEGNIVLGEEKGNFGQSITPNKIILELERARKDKNIKGIVLRINSPGGSALASNIINRKIKEVGKEKPVYVSIGGVAASGGYYIAVAGDKIYAEKESLTGSIGVVSLIPNFKELLGKIDVNVEVVKKGEYSDLFSLSKEFTEKDEEKIYASSLKVYSEFLDVVAQGRKLDRNYVHSIAQGKVWLGEEGKELGLVDGIGGLETTISSLAKDLDLVDYMSVEIVEEEKIDSIIKGYLPFKVFSKELYFKPIYFFPYNI from the coding sequence ATGAAGCTATTGAAGTTATTGAAAAAAATTATTGTTGGAACAGTTTTATTTATCATAAAAGAGTTTTTTTCTTTTATAATAAAATTAAGTCTACTTTTGATTATTATAGGAGTTATTGTTGGAGGAATTGTTAAATATTCTATGAAAGAGGAAAAAAGTAGTATAAAATCTGGAAGTTATGTAGAGATTGACTTAGGAAAAGAGTATCTTGAAAAGATTGAAGGATTACCTAAATTTTTATTAGATGGAGATATGAACTTTTATTCCCTTTTAAAAAGATTAGATGGTGTAGCTAAAGATGCTAGAATAGAAGGTGTACTTTTAAAAATAGATAATTGTACATTAGATAGAGCACAAATAGAAGAATTAGGAGAAAAGATAGACAGTTTAAAGGTTAATGGAAAAAAAGTTATAGCTTATGGAATGGATATAAATAACAAAAACTATTCCTTAGCTCTTCATGCAGAACAAATATTTATGCCAGCAACTATGAGTGCTAATGTAAATATAATTGGATATTATAATGAATTAGCTTATTATAAAGGGTTAGCAGATAAATTGGGAATAAAATTTAATGTTATTCATGTGGGAGATTATAAATCTTATGGGGAAAATTTTGTAAAAAAAGAGATGTCAAAAGAGTATAAAGAAAATATTATTAGATTACAAGATAAAATATATAATAATTTTCTAGAAAATGTAGCAAGTAGAAGAAAAATAGATAAAAAATTAATAAATGAAAGAATATTAGCTGGAGATTTTGTTTTTTCAGAACCATATCAAATGGAAAAATATAATTTGATAGATGGATTGAAATATGAAGAAGATTTAAAAGAGATGATAGGAAGAGATAAAATTATTCCTATTAGTAATTATCAAGAAATTCAAAAAATTTCAAAGAATAAAATAGCAGTAATCTATGCTGAAGGAAATATAGTTTTAGGAGAAGAAAAGGGAAATTTTGGACAAAGTATCACTCCAAATAAAATTATTTTAGAATTAGAAAGAGCTAGAAAAGATAAAAATATTAAAGGGATAGTATTGAGAATAAATTCTCCAGGAGGATCAGCACTTGCTTCAAATATTATTAATAGAAAAATTAAAGAAGTGGGAAAAGAAAAACCAGTATATGTATCAATAGGAGGGGTGGCTGCTTCAGGAGGATATTATATAGCAGTAGCTGGAGATAAGATTTATGCAGAAAAAGAAAGTTTAACAGGTTCTATTGGAGTTGTAAGTTTAATTCCGAATTTTAAGGAACTTTTAGGAAAAATAGATGTTAATGTAGAAGTTGTAAAAAAAGGGGAGTATTCAGATCTATTCTCTTTAAGTAAAGAGTTCACAGAAAAAGATGAAGAGAAAATATATGCTTCAAGTTTAAAAGTATATAGTGAATTTTTAGATGTAGTAGCACAGGGAAGAAAATTAGATAGAAATTATGTTCATTCTATTGCACAAGGAAAAGTTTGGTTAGGAGAAGAGGGAAAAGAATTAGGTTTAGTTGATGGAATAGGTGGTTTAGAGACAACAATTTCATCTTTAGCTAAAGATTTAGATTTAGTTGATTATATGAGTGTTGAAATTGTAGAAGAGGAAAAGATAGATTCAATTATAAAAGGATATTTACCGTTTAAAGTTTTTTCTAAAGAATTGTATTTTAAACCAATTTACTTTTTTCCTTACAATATATAG
- a CDS encoding DMT family transporter: MIYLGEFFAIITALGWALSSLFFEIASKKADSISVNVIRLFIGIFLLGLFSFGERGLFLPLDSTIYNWKFLGISGVIGLFLGDFFLYEAYVLIGAKICMLFMTMTPLIVGIFGYIFLGEKLTFLQIIAMIITCSGILLVVLKPNNNEGKKISTKGIAFITTATIFEAIGIVFTKIGSSGYSPSSSTQIRMICALVVFIIFLSIKKQWGKIFHTLKNKQNLLFILGGTVTATVGITFLVAALNLGNAGVISTISSTSPIIIIPISHFVFKDKIKIKEILGACISVFGIALFFL, encoded by the coding sequence ATGATTTATTTGGGAGAATTTTTTGCAATCATAACAGCACTAGGTTGGGCTTTAAGTTCATTATTTTTCGAAATAGCCTCAAAAAAAGCTGACAGTATTTCTGTTAATGTCATTAGGCTTTTTATAGGAATATTTTTGCTTGGACTTTTCTCTTTTGGTGAAAGAGGTTTATTTCTACCTCTTGATTCTACAATCTATAACTGGAAATTTTTAGGAATTTCAGGAGTGATTGGATTATTTTTAGGAGATTTCTTTTTATATGAAGCATATGTTCTTATTGGAGCTAAAATTTGTATGCTTTTTATGACTATGACTCCTCTAATAGTAGGAATATTCGGTTATATATTTTTAGGAGAAAAGTTAACTTTCTTACAAATTATAGCTATGATAATTACTTGCAGTGGTATCCTTTTAGTAGTTTTAAAACCTAATAATAATGAAGGTAAAAAAATTTCAACAAAAGGTATTGCTTTTATTACTACTGCAACAATCTTTGAAGCTATTGGAATTGTTTTTACTAAAATTGGATCTAGTGGTTACAGTCCTAGTTCTTCTACTCAAATTAGAATGATTTGTGCTCTAGTAGTATTTATAATTTTTCTCTCTATTAAAAAACAATGGGGAAAAATTTTCCATACTTTAAAAAACAAGCAAAATCTCTTATTTATTTTAGGGGGAACAGTAACTGCAACTGTTGGAATAACTTTCTTAGTAGCAGCATTAAATCTTGGAAATGCTGGTGTTATTTCAACAATTTCATCTACAAGTCCAATTATTATAATCCCTATTTCACATTTTGTTTTTAAAGATAAAATAAAAATAAAAGAGATACTTGGTGCTTGTATCTCTGTTTTTGGAATAGCTTTATTCTTTTTATAA
- the corA gene encoding magnesium/cobalt transporter CorA, with translation MNDSSNRKKKVGLPPGSIIYTGENPQHRINIDILAYNDSVIKRELFDENSDLTELKRDFKGITWINIDGIHNIPLVKKIGKLFDLDNLVMEDLVNSTQRAKVEERDEYLFIVMKMLKLNLISKDISYEQVSFIVGEDYLLTFQETPSDVFDSIKARIEAPNSRMRKRSVGYLTYTILDTIVDNYFMILDEVEMEIDRLESKVINDSEREDLQAIITLKQKVTTLKRTIGPIRELIARLQTNSVAEYLNEDIKIYLTDLSDHGIIVHDTLDILNSRVTELIQLYHSTISNGMNEIMQILAIISTIFMPLSFLASLYGMNFEYMPELQSRYGYFIILAIMFVLVLAMLAYFKKKKWI, from the coding sequence ATGAATGATTCATCAAATAGAAAAAAGAAAGTAGGGTTACCTCCAGGAAGTATAATATATACTGGTGAAAATCCACAACACAGAATAAATATAGATATATTAGCTTATAATGATAGTGTTATAAAAAGAGAACTTTTTGATGAAAATAGTGATTTAACAGAATTAAAAAGAGATTTTAAAGGGATTACTTGGATAAATATAGATGGAATACATAATATTCCCCTAGTAAAAAAAATAGGGAAATTATTCGATTTAGATAACTTAGTAATGGAAGACTTAGTAAATAGTACTCAAAGAGCAAAGGTAGAAGAGCGTGATGAATATCTATTTATAGTAATGAAGATGTTAAAACTAAATTTAATATCTAAGGATATCTCATATGAGCAAGTTTCTTTTATTGTTGGAGAGGATTACCTTTTAACTTTCCAAGAGACTCCAAGTGATGTTTTTGATTCTATAAAAGCTAGAATAGAAGCTCCTAACTCAAGAATGAGAAAGAGAAGTGTAGGATATTTAACATATACAATATTAGATACAATAGTTGATAACTATTTTATGATACTAGATGAAGTGGAGATGGAAATAGATAGATTGGAGTCAAAAGTTATAAATGATTCTGAAAGAGAGGATTTACAAGCTATCATAACTTTAAAACAAAAGGTTACTACTCTCAAAAGAACAATTGGACCAATCAGAGAGCTTATTGCAAGGTTACAAACTAATAGTGTAGCTGAATATCTAAATGAGGATATAAAAATTTATTTAACTGACCTTTCAGACCATGGTATTATAGTACATGATACTTTGGATATTTTAAACAGTAGAGTGACAGAGTTAATTCAACTTTATCACTCAACTATTAGTAATGGAATGAATGAGATTATGCAAATTCTTGCAATTATTTCTACTATATTCATGCCTCTTAGCTTTTTAGCTAGTCTATATGGAATGAACTTTGAGTATATGCCAGAATTGCAAAGTAGATATGGGTATTTTATAATATTAGCTATAATGTTTGTATTAGTATTAGCAATGCTGGCATATTTTAAGAAAAAAAAGTGGATATAA
- a CDS encoding TaqI-like C-terminal specificity domain-containing protein has translation MVEKRYNYKVYTPSEIAKSIVKKGLDLYFQGEFTKEKLDNLKVCDLSCGNGNLLLPLLEELIHFSKKIMGKYSYNHQWITGYDINKEAINLTKLKIKEVLKYYNLDGEINLIVGNGLLVEEKFNLILGNPPYLGEKNNKEVFQKIKITDFGMKYYEGKMDYFYFFIEKAVELLEEGGSFVYLTTNYWLKADSGKKLRSTLKENGNFKEIIFYDNSLFTKAKGQHNIIFSWRKENCVDDKIEIKLPDKEFTLYNKEIYDENLKIILADNETREYNKRVLEISNYKLGDLVNINQGIVSGCDKAFVFDKYREKFKDYLKPFYKNKDIGKYSNEKNSFWILYLDKDIKLNKDLEEYLEEYYDELSKRREVIKGQIEWWQLQWSRDRKIFSEPKVLVRQRCKTNQFSYDEGEFFGSADIYFITTKRKNINIFYILGFMNSTSFLQWFKYNGKTKGKNYEFYSTPLKETPIYYPEKEEDIVYIENLVKKQIEKYTDEIQGKIDDYFINIFSR, from the coding sequence ATGGTAGAAAAAAGATATAACTATAAAGTATATACACCAAGTGAAATAGCTAAAAGTATTGTGAAAAAAGGACTTGATTTATATTTTCAAGGGGAATTTACAAAGGAAAAACTAGATAATCTTAAGGTTTGTGATTTATCTTGTGGAAATGGAAATCTTTTACTTCCACTTTTAGAGGAGTTAATACATTTTTCTAAAAAAATAATGGGAAAATATAGTTATAATCATCAATGGATTACTGGATATGATATAAATAAAGAGGCTATAAATTTAACTAAGTTAAAAATAAAAGAGGTATTAAAATATTATAATTTAGATGGAGAGATTAATTTAATTGTAGGAAATGGACTTCTAGTTGAAGAAAAGTTTAATCTTATTTTAGGAAATCCTCCATATTTAGGAGAAAAAAATAATAAGGAAGTTTTTCAAAAAATAAAAATAACAGATTTTGGTATGAAATATTATGAAGGTAAGATGGATTATTTTTATTTCTTTATAGAAAAGGCTGTTGAACTTTTAGAAGAGGGAGGAAGTTTTGTTTATCTCACTACAAACTATTGGTTAAAAGCTGATAGTGGGAAAAAATTAAGATCTACATTAAAAGAAAACGGAAATTTTAAAGAGATAATTTTTTATGATAACTCTTTATTTACAAAGGCTAAAGGGCAACATAATATTATTTTCTCTTGGAGAAAAGAAAATTGTGTTGATGATAAAATAGAGATAAAACTTCCAGATAAAGAGTTTACTCTTTATAATAAAGAGATTTATGATGAAAATCTAAAAATAATCTTGGCAGATAATGAAACAAGGGAGTATAATAAAAGAGTATTAGAAATATCTAACTATAAATTAGGTGATTTAGTAAATATAAATCAAGGAATAGTTTCAGGTTGTGATAAAGCTTTTGTTTTTGATAAATATAGAGAAAAATTTAAAGATTACTTGAAACCTTTTTATAAAAATAAGGATATTGGAAAGTATAGCAATGAAAAAAATAGTTTTTGGATTTTATATTTAGATAAAGATATTAAACTAAATAAAGATTTAGAAGAGTATTTAGAAGAGTATTATGATGAACTTTCTAAGAGACGTGAAGTTATAAAAGGTCAGATAGAATGGTGGCAGTTACAATGGTCACGGGATAGGAAAATATTTTCAGAACCTAAAGTTTTAGTTAGACAGAGATGCAAAACTAATCAATTTTCTTATGATGAAGGAGAATTTTTTGGAAGTGCAGATATTTATTTTATTACTACTAAAAGGAAAAATATAAATATTTTTTATATTTTAGGATTTATGAATTCAACTTCTTTTTTACAGTGGTTTAAATATAATGGAAAAACAAAGGGAAAGAACTATGAATTTTATTCTACTCCTTTGAAAGAAACACCAATATATTATCCAGAAAAAGAAGAAGACATAGTTTATATAGAAAATTTAGTAAAAAAACAGATAGAAAAATATACAGATGAGATTCAAGGAAAGATAGATGATTATTTTATAAATATATTCAGTAGGTAA
- the murJ gene encoding murein biosynthesis integral membrane protein MurJ produces the protein MFRSGLLVMIITMISRVLGLVRAGIIAYYFGASAMTDAFFSAFKISNFFRQLLGEGALGSSFIPLYNERVELEGEENSKQFIFSIINLLFVFSTIVTILMIIFSDQIIAGIVSGFPAETKVIASKLLKIMSVYFVFISLSGMICAILNNFKQFAVPASTSIFFNLAIILASMYFGKTYGIDALAYGVVIGGLFQFLVVLPAFFKIVRGYSFKIDWKDPYLKRIFIMICPMLIGIVARQVNTIVDQMFASYLAEGGVSALENATRLYLLPVGVFGVSISTVIFPALSKAMSKNNLEEATDNIVKGLNILLFLIIPSTAVLTFYAPEVIRLTLSYGEFGEEAVKVTSQALIYYSLGLYFYTAIYLMTRAFYSVKNSKYPVKFSIISIIINIVLNFLLIRSMEYRGLALSTSIASGVNFLLLLIVFRKKYINFSLKKFYIFLLKVLLATTIALIGSFKVENTILKLSVFSIIYMVIWGRSLLKNKMEVF, from the coding sequence ATGTTTAGAAGTGGACTTCTAGTTATGATAATAACAATGATAAGTAGAGTTTTAGGACTTGTAAGAGCTGGAATTATAGCTTATTATTTTGGAGCATCAGCAATGACAGATGCTTTTTTTAGTGCTTTTAAAATTAGTAATTTCTTTAGACAATTATTAGGAGAGGGAGCTTTAGGGAGTTCTTTTATTCCACTATATAATGAAAGAGTTGAACTTGAAGGAGAAGAAAATAGTAAACAGTTTATATTTTCAATCATTAATTTGCTCTTTGTCTTTAGTACAATAGTTACTATACTGATGATAATTTTTTCAGACCAAATAATAGCTGGAATTGTTAGTGGATTTCCTGCTGAGACTAAAGTAATAGCTTCAAAACTTTTAAAAATTATGTCAGTATATTTTGTTTTTATAAGTTTATCAGGAATGATTTGTGCAATACTTAATAATTTTAAACAGTTTGCTGTTCCTGCTTCTACTTCTATATTTTTTAATCTAGCAATAATATTAGCATCTATGTATTTTGGAAAAACTTATGGTATAGATGCTTTAGCATATGGAGTAGTTATAGGTGGATTATTTCAATTTTTAGTTGTATTACCAGCTTTTTTTAAAATTGTTAGAGGTTATTCTTTTAAAATTGATTGGAAAGATCCATATCTTAAAAGAATTTTTATAATGATCTGCCCTATGTTGATAGGTATAGTAGCAAGACAAGTAAATACAATAGTGGATCAAATGTTTGCCTCATATCTAGCTGAAGGAGGAGTATCAGCCCTTGAAAATGCAACTAGATTATACTTACTTCCAGTTGGAGTTTTTGGTGTATCAATATCTACAGTTATTTTTCCAGCTTTATCTAAGGCAATGTCTAAAAATAATTTAGAGGAAGCTACCGATAATATTGTAAAGGGATTAAATATTTTACTTTTTTTAATAATTCCATCAACAGCAGTATTAACTTTTTATGCTCCAGAAGTTATTAGATTGACTCTTTCTTATGGAGAATTTGGAGAAGAGGCAGTAAAAGTTACATCTCAAGCTTTAATATACTACTCTTTAGGATTATATTTTTATACTGCTATCTATTTAATGACAAGAGCTTTTTATAGTGTAAAAAATAGTAAATATCCAGTTAAATTCTCTATAATTTCAATAATTATTAATATAGTTTTAAATTTTCTTTTAATAAGAAGTATGGAATATAGAGGATTAGCTCTTTCTACTTCAATAGCTTCAGGAGTAAATTTTTTACTGTTACTTATAGTATTTAGAAAAAAATATATTAATTTTAGTTTAAAAAAATTCTACATATTTTTATTAAAAGTCTTATTAGCTACAACAATTGCTTTAATTGGAAGCTTTAAAGTTGAAAATACTATTTTAAAACTTTCAGTTTTTTCTATAATATATATGGTAATCTGGGGAAGAAGTTTGTTAAAAAATAAAATGGAAGTGTTTTAA
- a CDS encoding ScpA family protein, translating into MDIVLKIDNFEGPLDLLLHLIEKKKLKISEIKISQIIDEYLGILKNAQEENLHIKVEFLVTASELLEIKASTLLSINEEENKEKELKRRLEDYKIFKEIATKISEMENEYNISYSRGESKKIIKKAPKEYDISKLKASDLYLAYKKYMQKNEGEYLELELEKKYNLKDEMDRLYLKLYSQNRTFDSIFEEAEGRMHLIYIFLALLELYKEGLILIEGEVVSRIK; encoded by the coding sequence ATGGATATAGTATTAAAGATAGATAATTTTGAAGGACCTTTAGATTTACTTTTACATCTTATAGAAAAGAAAAAGTTAAAAATATCTGAAATAAAAATTTCTCAAATTATAGATGAGTATTTAGGAATATTAAAGAATGCTCAAGAAGAAAATCTACATATAAAAGTAGAGTTTTTAGTTACAGCTTCAGAGCTTTTAGAGATAAAAGCTTCAACTCTTCTTTCGATAAATGAAGAGGAAAATAAAGAGAAAGAGTTAAAAAGAAGATTGGAAGATTATAAAATCTTTAAAGAGATTGCAACTAAAATAAGTGAGATGGAAAATGAGTATAATATATCATATAGTAGAGGAGAGAGTAAAAAAATTATAAAAAAAGCTCCTAAAGAGTATGATATTTCTAAATTAAAAGCTAGTGATCTCTATTTAGCTTATAAAAAATATATGCAAAAAAATGAGGGTGAGTATTTAGAATTAGAATTAGAAAAAAAATATAATCTTAAAGATGAAATGGATAGATTATATCTTAAATTATATTCTCAAAATAGAACTTTTGACTCTATCTTTGAAGAGGCTGAGGGAAGAATGCATTTAATATATATCTTCTTAGCTCTTTTAGAGTTATATAAAGAGGGACTTATTTTAATAGAAGGGGAAGTAGTATCAAGAATTAAATAA
- a CDS encoding bifunctional riboflavin kinase/FAD synthetase: MCKVRIIKDILDIEENLKDSYVAIGTFDGVHFGHQKLIKGAVESAKKNGGQSVVFTFSSHPMELINIEKAPRNINTIEEKIYLLEELGVDCIILQTFSKEFANLTAEKFVDILKEKVGSKEIFVGFNFSFGEGGKSKTKDLIRLGEERGILVHEIPAIYLDDQLISSTFIRKGVENKDISLVNRYLGHNFLIMGEVVHGKKIARELGFPTANVKLAKRIYPKNGIYGARVKIEGEDFYRYGVVNIGVNPTLKPGEKSVEVNILDFDEFIYGKTIVVELEQYLREEKKFSSIDELKRVIGNDVKTWTKVVRERRNGYSIKDR, translated from the coding sequence ATGTGTAAAGTTAGAATAATAAAAGATATACTAGATATAGAAGAGAATTTAAAAGATAGTTATGTGGCTATAGGAACTTTTGATGGAGTACATTTTGGACATCAAAAACTTATAAAAGGAGCTGTAGAGAGTGCTAAAAAAAATGGAGGACAATCGGTAGTTTTTACTTTTTCAAGTCATCCAATGGAACTTATTAATATAGAAAAAGCACCAAGAAATATCAATACTATTGAAGAAAAAATATATCTTTTAGAAGAATTGGGTGTAGATTGTATAATTTTACAAACTTTTTCTAAAGAGTTTGCTAACTTGACAGCAGAGAAATTTGTAGATATTTTAAAGGAAAAAGTTGGAAGTAAAGAGATTTTTGTAGGATTTAATTTCTCTTTTGGAGAGGGAGGAAAATCTAAAACAAAAGATTTAATAAGATTAGGAGAAGAGAGAGGAATTTTAGTTCATGAAATACCTGCTATTTATTTAGATGATCAATTAATAAGTTCAACTTTCATAAGAAAAGGTGTAGAAAATAAGGATATCTCTTTAGTAAATAGATATTTAGGTCATAATTTTTTAATTATGGGAGAAGTTGTTCATGGTAAAAAAATAGCAAGAGAGTTAGGATTTCCAACAGCTAATGTAAAGTTAGCTAAAAGAATATATCCCAAAAATGGAATTTATGGAGCTAGAGTAAAGATAGAGGGAGAAGATTTCTATAGATATGGAGTGGTAAATATAGGAGTTAATCCTACTTTAAAACCTGGTGAAAAAAGTGTAGAGGTAAATATATTAGATTTTGATGAATTTATATATGGAAAAACTATTGTTGTAGAGTTGGAACAATATTTAAGAGAGGAAAAAAAGTTCTCTTCAATAGATGAACTTAAAAGAGTAATTGGAAATGATGTTAAGACTTGGACAAAAGTAGTAAGAGAGAGAAGAAATGGATATAGTATTAAAGATAGATAA